The following are encoded together in the Coregonus clupeaformis isolate EN_2021a chromosome 24, ASM2061545v1, whole genome shotgun sequence genome:
- the LOC121538048 gene encoding transcriptional repressor scratch 2-like has translation MPRSFLVKKIKLDDFSNHHHHLDDSFTPFTRSLTDSVTSLGVRLSENGYIQDYITPSICQGEKKMELKMASPVSDPLYTQVSSRGEEYCDPDLEHPDSPQSGMTDSGFYSGEAEALTEGYTMDAFFISDGRSRRKGDGDGRKGGRSGASNADATEDREAGAAGTARHTCNVCGKTYATSSNLSRHKQTHRSLDSKMARQCPTCDKVYVSMPALAMHILTHNLKHKCDVCSKAFSRPWLLQGHMRSHTGEKPFACAHCGKAFADRSNLRAHMQTHSAFKHYRCKRCNKTFALKSYLNKHYESACFKGSGDEDDDESCSEN, from the exons ATGCCCCGTTCGTTTTTGGTGAAGAAAATCAAGCTTGATGATTTCTCTAATCACCATCACCACCTGGACGACTCGTTCACTCCTTTCACACGCTCCCTCACTGACTCTGTGACCAGTTTGGGTGTTCGTCTCAGTGAGAATG GCTACATCCAGGATTACATCACGCCATCTATATGTCAGGGGGAGAAGAAGATGGAGCTCAAGATGGCGTCGCCCGTCTCTGACCCTCTGTACACCCAGGTGAGCAGCAGGGGTGAGGAGTACTGTGACCCTGACCTGGAGCACCCCGACAGCCCCCAGTCCGGCATGACGGACAGCGGCTTCTACAGTGGCGAGGCGGAGGCCCTGACCGAGGGCTACACAATGGATGCCTTTTTCATCTCCGACGGGCGCTCGCGGCGGAAGGGAGACGGTGACGGCCGTAAGGGAGGTCGTTCTGGCGCTTCCAATGCCGATGCCACAGAGGACAGGGAGGCAGGGGCCGCTGGCACAGCCCGCCACACTTGCAACGTGTGCGGCAAGACGTACGCCACCTCGTCCAACCTCAGCAGGCACAAACAGACACACCGTAGCTTGGATAGCAAGATGGCGCGCCAGTGTCCCACCTGCGACAAAGTGTATGTGTCCATGCCGGCGCTGGCAATGCACATCCTCACCCACAACCTCAAGCACAAGTGTGACGTGTGCAGCAAGGCCTtcagccggccctggctcctGCAGGGCCACATGCGCTCGCACACCGGGGAGAAACCGTTCGCCTGCGCCCACTGCGGCAAAGCCTTTGCTGACCGCTCAAACCTCCGCGCCCACATGCAAACCCACTCTGCCTTCAAGCACTACCGATGCAAGCGCTGCAATAAGACCTTCGCCCTCAAGTCCTACCTGAACAAGCACTATGAATCAGCCTGCTTCAAGGGTTCCGGGGACGAAGATGATGACGAGTCCTGCTCTGAGAACTAG